One region of Microbacterium rhizosphaerae genomic DNA includes:
- a CDS encoding HD domain-containing protein, whose protein sequence is MTLPTAVPADTSPISAWESGDDLDPVWRSIVVESRARANDIHLPISFAFAERLCDAYPEADSLVVRVAILLHDTGWARVDESRILSEGFSGDWRQADVRYEHERHGCMIAREVLPPLGYDPAFIARVTDIIDGHDTRPDSRSLEDSLVRDADRLWRFTPAGIALASGWFRLTPAEYCRRLRSEIIPELLTEAAVQMADAELSRSESLLKTGQLS, encoded by the coding sequence ATGACACTCCCCACCGCCGTGCCCGCCGACACCTCACCGATCTCCGCGTGGGAGTCGGGCGATGACCTCGACCCCGTCTGGCGGTCGATCGTCGTCGAGTCGCGCGCCCGGGCCAACGACATCCACCTGCCCATCTCGTTCGCGTTCGCCGAGCGCCTGTGCGACGCGTATCCCGAGGCCGACTCCCTCGTCGTGCGGGTCGCGATCCTGCTGCACGACACGGGGTGGGCGCGCGTGGACGAGTCGCGCATCCTCAGTGAAGGCTTCAGCGGCGACTGGCGCCAGGCCGATGTGCGCTACGAGCACGAACGTCACGGTTGCATGATCGCCCGCGAGGTGCTGCCTCCGCTCGGATACGACCCCGCGTTCATCGCCCGTGTCACCGACATCATCGACGGCCACGACACCCGCCCGGACTCGCGCTCGCTCGAAGACAGCCTCGTCCGAGACGCCGACCGGCTGTGGCGTTTCACGCCGGCCGGCATCGCCCTGGCATCGGGCTGGTTCCGGCTCACTCCGGCCGAGTACTGCCGGCGCCTGCGCTCGGAGATCATCCCGGAGCTGCTCACCGAGGCGGCCGTGCAGATGGCGGATGCCGAGCTCTCCCGCTCCGAATCGCTCCTGAAGACGGGCCAGCTGTCGTGA